GATGGCATCGGCCGGCACGAGAGCGACCTCGGCGGGCGTCAGGGCCTTCCAGCCCGTGGCGGTCTTGCCGAGAGTCTCGCTGGGTGTCGATGCATATGTGACGTACGCCGTGTAGGTGCCGGCCGCGGTAGCAGGCACCGGTGTGGTGCCGATCAGGAACGCGGCAGCGACGGCCACGGCGATGGTGGTGGTGCTGGTTCTTGTGCCAGTGGTTGTGCGGATCTGGCCGATTTTGGGCACGACGAATAGAGCGAACATTTTCATGGTGATTTCGCTTCCCAGAGGTGGATTTCTGGCCGGTCTACGCATACGAGACGGGACTCTGAGCCAGGAGAGCCTCAAGCATCACATCGCGGCCGGGGGCAGCGGAAGCCTCATTTCGGGGGACGTGCCACGCCACCCGCGACGAGGCGACGGTGACCGGTAGGCAGATTCCGGTTGGCAGATTTAGGTGAGACCTTCACCCGGCTGACCTACCATGACAGGGTCAACCCATTTCCTTTCCGGAAGGGTGCCAGCATGGTCAACGTGCGCATCGCCGGCGTCGCCATCGATTCCCGCGGGCAACACCTCATTCTGTTGAAACCGCTCACCGACGACGCGGGCACCGGCCGGATGCTGCCGATCTGGATTGGCCCGCAGGAGGCCACGTCGATCCTGATTGCGCTCGAGGGTATCGAGCCGCCGCGGCCGCTGTCGCACGACCTCATGACGACGCTGCTCGCGGCGGTGGGCGCCACCGTCGAGCGCGTCGACGTCACCCGCATCGACGAGGGCACCTACTACGCGGAGATCACGCTGCGCACCGCGCACGGCACGCTGGTGATCGACTCGCGCCCGTCCGACGCGATCGCCTTGGCAGCCAGAGTCGACGCCCCCATCTCAGTCGCCGACGAGGTGCTGGAGGAAGCGGGCATCGCGGACGAGAGCGAGCAGCCGCACGACGACGAGGAGCAACGGCTGGCCGAGTTCCGCAAGTTCCTCGACGAGGTCGACCCCGACGATTTCCAGGGCTGAGCGGCGCCCGTCATGCCGTTACCCGTGATTAATGCCAGACATCGTTTTACGCTCGATGCATGTGCAGGAACATCCATACTCTTCACAATTTCGAGCCGGCTGCCACCGACGATGAGGTCCATGCCGCCGCACTGCAGTTCGTCCGCAAGATCAGCGGCACGACCAAACCGTCGAAGGCGAACATCGCGGCATTCGAGCAGGCGGTCGAGGAGATCGCCCACATCTCGCGGCACCTGCTCGACGATCTGGTGACGGCCGCTCCCCCGAAGAACCGCGAGGTGGAGGCTGCCAAGGCGCGCGCCCGGGCCGCCACCCGCTATTCGGCAGCCTGACGCGACAGGTGGCCGGCCGATCCGAGCTCCGTGTCGGCAAGCTCCGGTGGCCAGACGATCTGGAACCGCTCGAACACAATCTCGTGGTCGTCGGTGAAGCTGTGCCCGCGGGCGGCGCAGGTGCGCTCCCAGTAGCGGCGGTGGCCAGTCAGCCAGCTTTCGAGCGAGCCGTAATCCTCCCCCTCGTCGCGGGCAAACGCGGCATCCGCGCTCGCAATGGTGCCGATCCGCAGCTCCGTGCTGCGCAGGATGACCGTCGGCTTTCCCGGTCCGTCGCATGCCACCCAGTGCGATCCGACCCGCGGCAACGGTTCGTCGCGGGCGCGGAACTCGTCGACGAGGTCGGCGGTCGCCCGCTTCGTGCCATTCACAACCAGCCCGAGGAGTTCGTCCGAGAGTTCGGCCGAATCCCCGAAGCGGTCGACCGCGTGATCTGGGTCAGCATCGGCAGCGGCGGGATGCGCGGTCCCGTACTCCGCCCAGAATCGTTCGGCGGCCGCCAGGTCGAGTGGGGCGGCGGGCGTGCGTTCCATCACGCGCGGTCGGCGACCGCGGCGAGGAGCACCGACTCGGGCTGAGTCTCCCAGGTGCCGGTCAAGGTCTGAAGCACGCGCGTCGGGAGCCCGGTACCGAGTTCGCGAACCAGCAGCAGTTCGAACGCCGGGGTGGTGATGGTGGTCACAGCGCCCTGTGTGGTGGTCTCGACCGGGTGTACCGCGAGGTCGTCGATTGCCTCGCTGCCGCTCCCCCGCACCTCGGCGCTGCCCGGGGTCGGCTCCAGAACGCCTTGCGTCTCAAAGAACAGGTCGGCTTCGCGTCCACCGGCAAGGATTGCCTGCGCAAGCACCTGGGCGTACACCGGGTCACCGACGGCGTCGTAGAACCACCGCGTGCCCAGCACCGAGTGTTCGGAGGTGCCGATCAGCCACGCCTCCGCTCCGGCAAGCGGAGCACCCCGATAGGTGAGCGGCACCTGCAGTTCTGGGCCGTCGCCGGCGCGCAGGATCATCGTCTCGACCCCGACCTCACCGGCCGGGTCGTCGAACCGGTAGGCGGCGACCCGTTCCCACGGCTCGGCGGAGTCGTAGGCCCACGGCTGGTCGTTCAGCCAGGGTGAGATCAGGTCAAGCTTCGAGGGATGCAGTTCTGCTCGATGAAGGATCGCCATCCGGACAGGTTACTGGGAGTTCACGTCAGTCGGCCGACGGTATGGCGCGCACGCGGTTGTTGCGGGCGTCATGGGTGAGCTCGACCAAGCCGAGGGCCTCACTGCTCGCACATCCGGCAAGTGAAAAGGCCCGGAATCTCAACGATTCCGGGCCTTCTTTGTTGCGGGGGCAGGATTTGAACCTACGACCTCTGGGTTATGAGCCCAGCGAGCTACCGAACTGCTCCACCCCGCGGCACAAGAACTAACTTATCACGGGGTTTGCGGCAACGCGAATCGAGCGGCCCGTTCGGGCCAGTCTCGCGCCGCGCAGACACCGCCGGGACCGCGCAGAACGGCAGCAAAACGTGACGACACGCCGCCAAAAGACGGTGCTGCACGGCGTGTTGCACCGAATCGCTGCTGTTTTACGCGCGCGCACCGATCGACAGCCCCAGCGGCAGCCACTTTTTGCCCGGCCAGCCATAGAGTCCGTTGCCGTGATCGACGAGCGAGTCGTACATCTTCCACGGCACCTCATAGTGCTCGTGCAGAAACTCGATGGCGAGGCCGGCCGCCTGCAGCGCCGTCACGATCTCGGACAGCGGGTGCATCCACTCGTGGGTGACCGTGTTCGTGGTGGTCGCCGTCTCGTCGGCGTAGTCGTCGCTCTCATTCACGATGTCGGCGACACCGTCGGTGTCGTAGGCGTAGACGAACTTCGGCAGCTCTGAGCCGGAACTGTCGAAGACGTGGGCGGTCGGATGTCCGTCGGCGAAGTACAGCGCACCGCCCGGCTTCAGATACCAGGCGATGATGCGCGCCCACTCGTCGAGGTCGGGCAGCCAGCCCACGGTGCCCCAGGTGGTGTAGACGAGGTCGAAGGACTCCGGCTCGGGCAGGATGTGCCGGGCGTCGTAGACGTTCGCGTGCACGAACCGGGCCCGACCGTCCAGGCCGACCTCGCGGGCCAGGGCTCTCGCCTGCAGGATGGCGGGCTTGGAGAAGTCGATGCCGACGACGCTGGCGCCCTGCTGGGCGATCGCCAAGCTGTCTCCGCCGAAGTGGCATTGCAGGTGCAGCACCCGGATGCCGGTCAGCCCGTCGGGCAGCAGCTGGTCGAGTTCCTGCTGCTCCATCGGAAGCAGGCGCGCCGTGCCGGCGCGCAGGTCGGACTGGTCGTACATGGCGCTCGCCACATGGATCGGGACGAGCTCGTCCCAGAGCGCCCGGTTCAGCTCGAGCCAGTCCCCGCCGTGCAGATCGACACGATCAGCACGGCGGGGATCCGACTCGTCAGCCATCTGGCTACTGGCCCTCAATCACGTTGCTCGCCGCGATCGCGCGCTCCAGCGCGGCCTGCAGGCGCTCGTCGGCCTCGGCTGCGGCGACCAGGTCGTTCGCGGCGTACGCGGCCTCGCGCTCCCGCAGCGCGTTGTTGGCGTCCTCCAGCGCGGACTGCAGGTCCGCTTCGGCACCCGGGGCCGGTGTCTCGGGCGTGGTGGGAGTCTCCGGCGTGGTGGGCGTCCCACCCGGGACCTCCTCGACCGGGGGCAGACCGGTATCGCCGGCATCCGCGCCCGAGTCTCCGCCGAACAGCGAGTCCAGTGCCGCGTCGAGGGTGTCCTCGAACGCGATCTGGTCGCCGAACGACACCAGGATCTTCTGCAGAACGGGATACGAGGTCTCCGTCGTGGACTTCACATAGACCGGCTGCACGTAAAGCAGACCTCCACCCACCGGAAGGGTGAGCAGGTTACCGCTCAGCACGCTGGTCTCACCCTGTCGCAACAGGTTCAGCTCGCGCGAGACGGTGGGGTCGGCGTTGAAGTTCGCCTGCACCTGGCCCGGACCCGGCACCACCGTCTCCCTGGGCAGGGTCAACAGCGTTAGCTTGCCGTAATCCTCCGAGACTTCTCCCGCAGTATTCCCCGCGTCGGCGTTCGCCGACAGGTAACCGAACAGCACATTTCGGCTGGATTCAGCGCTACCGCTCGGAATGTACGTCGAGTAGATCGAGAACGCAGGAGCCGTCTGCCCCGGCATCTGCATCGTCAGGTAGTACGGCGGCTGCAGCGGCGGGTTCGTCGTGGTCGCGGTGGGCTCGTTCGGCGTCACCCACGCGTCATCCCGCGAGTAGAACGAACCCGGGCCGGTCACGTGGTAGGTGCCGAGGATGGCGCGCTGCACCTTGAACAGGTCAGCCGGGTAACGCACGTGGCTCATCAGCTCGCCGCTGATCTTGCTGATCGGTTCTACCGTGGTCGGGAAGATCTTCTGCCAGGTCTGCAGCAGCGGGTCTTCCTCGTCCCAGGCGTACAGCGTCACGCTGCCGTCGTAGGCGTCGACGGTGGCCTTCACCGAGTTGCGGATGTAGTTGATGTCGTTGAACGCCACCACCGGCTGCGGCGTGTAGGTGTCGGCGATCACGTCTTCGAGCTGTTCCACCCGCGAGTACGGGTACTCGGAGGTGGTGGTGTAGCCGTCGACGATCCAGACCAGCTTCTCGTCAACGACCGCCGGGTAGGCGTCGCTGTCGAGGGTGAGGTACGGGGCGACCTTCTGCACGCGCTCGCGCGGGTCGCGGTCGTAGAGGATCTGCGACTCGTTGTTCACGGCATCCGACAGCACGATCTGCTCTGACTGGAATTTGATCGCGTAGACCAGCTTCTTGAAGAAGTTGTCGAGCAACGGGCCGCCGTTGTCCTCGAAGGTGGTGGTGGTGTTCTGGGCACCTTCCTGGTCGCTGGACGGGTAGTCGAGCTCGACGTCCGTGGCACCTTCGGGTGCGCCCACGATGGAATACAGCGGCGAGGACTCACCGAAGTACACCCGGGGCTCGAAATCGCCGAGCGCGCCGGCCGTGGGGATGTCGGACTGCAGGAACACCGGCTGGCCATCGGCCGAGCGCTGGTTGCCGTATGCCGCGACCACACCATATCCGTGTGTGTAGACGACCGTGCTGTTGTACCAGCTGACGTCGTCGCCGAGTCCGTTCTGGTTCAGCTCACGCACGGCGATCACGGTGTCGGTCATCTTGCCGTCGATTTCGTAGCGGTCGACGTCGAGGTGCGGCGGGAAGTCGTAGTAGTTGCGGAACTGCTGCAACTGCCCGAACGCGTCGGTGACGAGCGCGGGGTCGATGATGCGGATGTTCGCGGTGGTCTCGGCGTCGGCGCGCAGCGCACCGGGGGCCGCGTCGGTGGTGGCGTTGTACGGCACCGACTCGGCGACGTCGACGCCGTAGGCCGCGCGGGTGGCCTCGATGTTGCGGGAGATGAACTCCGCTTCGACGGTCGCCTCACTCGGGTCGACCTGGAAGCGCTGCACGATGAACGGGTACACCCCACCGATGACGAGGCTCGACACGATCAGCAGCGCGGTACCGATCAGCGGCAGACGCCAGCGGCCGATGATCGCGGTGACCACGAACAGGATGGCGATGACGGCTGCAATGCCACCCAGGATGGCGCGGCCCGGGATCACCGCATGCACCTCGGTGTAGCCGGCACCGGTCTGCAGGTAGCCGGCGCTCGCCTCGGTGAGGGTGGAGTACTGGTCAAGCCAGATGCTGATTGCCTGCAGGGCCAGGTAGAGCGCGCCGGTAATGGCCAGCTGCACCCGTGCGGTCTTCGAGATGCGAACCTCGCGACCATTCACCCGGAAGGCGCCGTAGAGGTAGCTGGTGGCGACCGCGGCGAGGCCGGAGATCAGCACGACCGCGGAGGCGAAGGCCAGAACGGCGTGGTAGAACGGCAGTTCGAAGACGTAGAAGCCGATGTCGAGCCCGAACTGCGGGTCGGTCTCACCGAACGGCGTGCGGTTCAGCCACTGCAGCACCACCGGCCAGCGGCTTGAGGCGGCGATACCGGCGAACAGGCCGAGCACCGCCGGGATGCCGTACATGGCGAGGCGACGCAGCGGCTCGATCACCTGCTGGTAGCGGTCGAGCTGCGCGTTCAGCTTGGCGTAGACCGGACGCCGGCGGAACGCGATCTCGATGCTCGCCCAGACCGGGACGGCCATGGCCAGGAACCCGATCAGGAACATCACCGCGGTGGCGATCCACTGCGTGGTGAGCACGTTGAGGAAGCCCAGCTGGTCGAACCACAGCACGTCGGCGTAGAGCCCGGAGAACACAAAGAACAGAATGACCAGCACCGCGAGCACGGCTGCCGTGATGGCGAGCGTGGCGCGTGAGCGATTGGCGGGCGGCGTTGCGTTAGACAAAGAGGGTGCTCCTGGCTGCGATTGGGCGGTCTCGTCTCATCTTAAGGGGGCACCTGAGCTTTGCCGGGGCAAACCCACTGCACCGGCTGCGAGAATGCCTCGAATCCGGTAACGAATCGGCCACCGACGGCAATCAGCCCGCTCGCGGCCGGATGCAGTGGCGCGCTACTCGGCGGAGCAGCCGGGCAGTGCGGCGGTGTCGCCGGCGGCGATGCCGTCCAGCGCCGCGATGGCGTCATCCAGAGTCGACACGGCGAACACCTCGAGGCCGTCCGGAACGTTGCCGGCCACCTCGGCGCAGTTGGCCTGCGGGGCGAGGAACCAGTCCGCGCCCGCCTCGACGGCGCCGTGCATCTTCTGCCGGATGCCGCCGATCCCGCCGACCTCGCCGGAGGCGTTGATGGTGCCCGTGCCCGCGACATCCTCTCCCCCGGTCAATGCGCCGGGAGTGAGTTTGTCGACGATGCCCAAGGCGAACATCATGCCGGCGCTCGGACCGCCGACGTTCTCGATCTGGATGTCGACCTCGAACGGGAAGTCGTAGCTGCCGCCGATCAGGATGCCGACCACCGGGGTGGGCTCGGGGCTGTCGCTGAGCTCGGGCGTCACCTGCACTTCGCGGGTCTCACCGTCGCGTTCGATCACGAGGGTCGCCGGCTTTGATGTGCCGTTCTCGGCGATCGCGGCGCGGAGGCCGGTGACATCCGTGAACGTCTGGCCGTTCAGGCTGATGATGGTGTCGCCGACGGCGAGCAGACCATCGGATGCCCCGTCCCTCTGGGTTTCGACCACGGTGAGTTGGCTGGTGAACTGGTAGCCGAGCTCGGTGAGCGCCGAGGCGACCGCCTCGCGCTGCGAGTTCTCCATGTCGACGCGGCTCTGTTCGCTCGACTGCTTCTCGGTGACGCCCTCGGGGAAGACGCTCTCCACTGGCACGACCGCCTGGCTCTGGGTGAACCAGGCACCGATCACGCTGAGCCAGCCGGGCAGGTGCTCGGGGTTGCCGGTCACACTGACGGTGAGCAGGTTCAGCGAGCCCTCGGTGGGATAGGTCTCCTCGGTCGGGATCGAGATGAGCGGCACCTGCTGCTTCTCGACCGTGACCTCACCGAGGGTGTCGAAGACCGGCCCGGGCTTCTCGATCACATACGGCGCGGGGATCAGCGCGAGGCTGGCGGCAGCGAGCGCGCCCACACCGAGCAGCGACCAACCGACCCATCCACCAGCGCGACGCCGACTGGGGGTGGTCGGCGTACTATCGTCGAAAAGAGCCACGAAATCCTTGTGTTGCACTGGGCGACCTGCCGGGTAAAGCGGGTCGAAACGCGTCGGGTACGCCGTTCTGAGCTGCTGTTCGCCACAGGCGCACAGCCGCGTTTTCAGCCTAGGCCAAATCACAGCTACACCCGCGGCGCAACGACTAGCGTAGTTCGCATGGCTGAAGATTCCCGGGAAAACCCCGAGGACGAGTTCCGTGACATGCTCCGCGAGTTCCTCTCTGGGAACGCTGGGTTCGACCCTGCCCAGTTGGCCGGGGCGGCGGGATTACCGAACGACCCCGCCCTCGTCGCGCAACTGATGAGCCAACTGCAGAACGCGCTGCAGTCCTCGGGCGAAGGGGTGAACTGGAACCTGGCGCTCGAGCAGGCCAAACAGCATGCCACCCGGTCCAGCGTCGTCTCGCTGCCCGCCGAACGCTCCCA
This Salinibacterium sp. ZJ450 DNA region includes the following protein-coding sequences:
- a CDS encoding bifunctional nuclease family protein, producing the protein MVNVRIAGVAIDSRGQHLILLKPLTDDAGTGRMLPIWIGPQEATSILIALEGIEPPRPLSHDLMTTLLAAVGATVERVDVTRIDEGTYYAEITLRTAHGTLVIDSRPSDAIALAARVDAPISVADEVLEEAGIADESEQPHDDEEQRLAEFRKFLDEVDPDDFQG
- a CDS encoding DUF2277 domain-containing protein, producing MCRNIHTLHNFEPAATDDEVHAAALQFVRKISGTTKPSKANIAAFEQAVEEIAHISRHLLDDLVTAAPPKNREVEAAKARARAATRYSAA
- a CDS encoding ASCH domain-containing protein, with product MERTPAAPLDLAAAERFWAEYGTAHPAAADADPDHAVDRFGDSAELSDELLGLVVNGTKRATADLVDEFRARDEPLPRVGSHWVACDGPGKPTVILRSTELRIGTIASADAAFARDEGEDYGSLESWLTGHRRYWERTCAARGHSFTDDHEIVFERFQIVWPPELADTELGSAGHLSRQAAE
- a CDS encoding bifunctional 2-polyprenyl-6-hydroxyphenol methylase/3-demethylubiquinol 3-O-methyltransferase UbiG; translation: MADESDPRRADRVDLHGGDWLELNRALWDELVPIHVASAMYDQSDLRAGTARLLPMEQQELDQLLPDGLTGIRVLHLQCHFGGDSLAIAQQGASVVGIDFSKPAILQARALAREVGLDGRARFVHANVYDARHILPEPESFDLVYTTWGTVGWLPDLDEWARIIAWYLKPGGALYFADGHPTAHVFDSSGSELPKFVYAYDTDGVADIVNESDDYADETATTTNTVTHEWMHPLSEIVTALQAAGLAIEFLHEHYEVPWKMYDSLVDHGNGLYGWPGKKWLPLGLSIGARA
- a CDS encoding UPF0182 family protein → MSNATPPANRSRATLAITAAVLAVLVILFFVFSGLYADVLWFDQLGFLNVLTTQWIATAVMFLIGFLAMAVPVWASIEIAFRRRPVYAKLNAQLDRYQQVIEPLRRLAMYGIPAVLGLFAGIAASSRWPVVLQWLNRTPFGETDPQFGLDIGFYVFELPFYHAVLAFASAVVLISGLAAVATSYLYGAFRVNGREVRISKTARVQLAITGALYLALQAISIWLDQYSTLTEASAGYLQTGAGYTEVHAVIPGRAILGGIAAVIAILFVVTAIIGRWRLPLIGTALLIVSSLVIGGVYPFIVQRFQVDPSEATVEAEFISRNIEATRAAYGVDVAESVPYNATTDAAPGALRADAETTANIRIIDPALVTDAFGQLQQFRNYYDFPPHLDVDRYEIDGKMTDTVIAVRELNQNGLGDDVSWYNSTVVYTHGYGVVAAYGNQRSADGQPVFLQSDIPTAGALGDFEPRVYFGESSPLYSIVGAPEGATDVELDYPSSDQEGAQNTTTTFEDNGGPLLDNFFKKLVYAIKFQSEQIVLSDAVNNESQILYDRDPRERVQKVAPYLTLDSDAYPAVVDEKLVWIVDGYTTTSEYPYSRVEQLEDVIADTYTPQPVVAFNDINYIRNSVKATVDAYDGSVTLYAWDEEDPLLQTWQKIFPTTVEPISKISGELMSHVRYPADLFKVQRAILGTYHVTGPGSFYSRDDAWVTPNEPTATTTNPPLQPPYYLTMQMPGQTAPAFSIYSTYIPSGSAESSRNVLFGYLSANADAGNTAGEVSEDYGKLTLLTLPRETVVPGPGQVQANFNADPTVSRELNLLRQGETSVLSGNLLTLPVGGGLLYVQPVYVKSTTETSYPVLQKILVSFGDQIAFEDTLDAALDSLFGGDSGADAGDTGLPPVEEVPGGTPTTPETPTTPETPAPGAEADLQSALEDANNALREREAAYAANDLVAAAEADERLQAALERAIAASNVIEGQ
- a CDS encoding PDZ domain-containing protein, giving the protein MGALAAASLALIPAPYVIEKPGPVFDTLGEVTVEKQQVPLISIPTEETYPTEGSLNLLTVSVTGNPEHLPGWLSVIGAWFTQSQAVVPVESVFPEGVTEKQSSEQSRVDMENSQREAVASALTELGYQFTSQLTVVETQRDGASDGLLAVGDTIISLNGQTFTDVTGLRAAIAENGTSKPATLVIERDGETREVQVTPELSDSPEPTPVVGILIGGSYDFPFEVDIQIENVGGPSAGMMFALGIVDKLTPGALTGGEDVAGTGTINASGEVGGIGGIRQKMHGAVEAGADWFLAPQANCAEVAGNVPDGLEVFAVSTLDDAIAALDGIAAGDTAALPGCSAE